In the Pseudonocardia cypriaca genome, one interval contains:
- a CDS encoding GNAT family N-acetyltransferase — MTSTQVLARTPQSDTSTRYSLLLSTEPEEVRAAQRLRYLVFAEELGAVLHTPEPGFDVDRFDEFCDHLLVRDEGSGEIVGNYRMLPPAAAARAGGLYSEGEFVLDELAPLRSSLVETGRSCVHPDHRNGAVVGLVWAGLARYMLLTGHRWLAGCASVPLADGGAAASTVWDRALARHLSPDQYRVRPLQPWQPPVLRRPRRVAVPPLLQGYLRLGAWVCGPPALDPDFDCADFFVLLGLDHLDERYARFFFGES; from the coding sequence GTGACCTCGACGCAGGTACTCGCCCGCACGCCGCAGTCGGATACCTCCACCCGCTACTCCCTGCTGCTCTCCACGGAGCCGGAGGAGGTGCGCGCGGCCCAGCGGCTGCGGTACCTCGTCTTCGCCGAAGAGCTCGGGGCCGTGCTGCACACCCCGGAACCCGGGTTCGACGTCGACCGCTTCGACGAGTTCTGCGACCACCTGCTGGTGCGCGACGAGGGCAGCGGCGAGATCGTCGGCAACTACCGCATGTTGCCGCCTGCCGCGGCCGCGCGGGCCGGTGGCCTGTACTCGGAGGGCGAGTTCGTCCTCGACGAGCTCGCGCCGCTGCGCTCGTCGCTGGTGGAGACGGGCCGCTCGTGCGTGCACCCCGACCACCGCAACGGGGCCGTCGTCGGCCTGGTCTGGGCAGGCCTCGCGCGGTACATGCTGCTCACCGGGCACCGCTGGCTCGCCGGCTGCGCGAGCGTGCCGCTGGCCGACGGCGGGGCGGCGGCCTCGACCGTCTGGGACCGCGCGCTGGCCAGGCACCTGTCGCCCGACCAGTACCGGGTGCGGCCGCTGCAGCCGTGGCAGCCGCCGGTGCTGCGCAGGCCCCGTCGCGTCGCGGTCCCGCCGCTGCTGCAGGGGTACCTGCGGCTGGGCGCGTGGGTCTGCGGGCCGCCCGCCCTCGACCCCGACTTCGACTGCGCCGACTTCTTCGTGCTCCTCGGCCTCGACCACCTGGACGAGCGCTACGCCCGGTTCTTCTTCGGCGAATCCTGA